In one Candidatus Zixiibacteriota bacterium genomic region, the following are encoded:
- a CDS encoding glycosyltransferase, whose product MPPDRTILLISYYFPPLGMGGVGRPLALYKYLPESGYKVRVLTVKNILYPEYDYSLLEGIDAANVIRTDSFDPARLLYLLGLRNTMALDTSGIRSLSRRRRPDSKRGWHFFALRKAEEIIKREKIDAVITTSPPPSSHLLGLKLKEKFNIRWVADFRDLWFSLPIEQVYAHPADQAYALDLKKMIIERADEVVSVNNDIRRYLGRGEVIMNGADIETARLWEGPKARSDDRLVIGLLGTINYLCPIEPLLKGISALIKADSKWKERLSIIHVGHCAKEAIASISRHGLEDIIRRKGYLPKGEAIKAMADCDLLYLAVEKFGGYNILPGRIFDYLISGKPILGVVAKDSDAAALLHEYPLGTVIPPEKSELIARHLEEMAGRPKIIDRSPKLDEHIKLKYSSITTAKKYAALLDRVLK is encoded by the coding sequence ATGCCTCCTGACCGGACTATTCTGCTCATATCATACTATTTCCCGCCGCTCGGAATGGGTGGAGTTGGTCGTCCGTTGGCGCTATATAAATATCTGCCCGAATCGGGGTATAAAGTCAGAGTCCTGACGGTGAAAAATATTCTCTATCCCGAATATGATTATTCTCTTCTTGAAGGAATTGATGCGGCCAATGTTATTCGTACCGACTCGTTTGATCCTGCGCGTCTTCTGTATTTGCTCGGGCTCCGCAATACCATGGCCCTTGACACATCGGGCATTCGCTCTTTGTCCCGGCGACGCCGCCCCGATTCCAAGCGGGGATGGCATTTCTTTGCGCTCCGAAAAGCCGAGGAAATAATCAAAAGAGAGAAAATCGATGCCGTCATAACAACCTCACCGCCCCCTTCTTCCCACCTGCTTGGTTTAAAGCTTAAGGAAAAATTCAATATCAGATGGGTCGCCGATTTCAGGGATCTCTGGTTCTCGCTTCCCATTGAACAGGTCTATGCCCATCCCGCCGATCAGGCTTATGCCCTTGACCTGAAAAAGATGATAATCGAAAGGGCCGATGAAGTCGTGTCGGTAAATAATGATATTCGGCGGTATCTCGGGCGGGGAGAAGTTATCATGAATGGGGCGGATATTGAGACCGCGCGACTCTGGGAAGGGCCAAAGGCAAGGTCGGATGACAGGCTGGTAATCGGACTTCTCGGTACTATTAATTACCTTTGCCCGATCGAGCCACTGCTTAAGGGTATCAGCGCCCTTATCAAAGCCGACTCGAAGTGGAAGGAGAGACTTTCTATTATTCATGTCGGACATTGCGCCAAAGAGGCAATTGCATCGATTTCAAGACATGGGCTTGAGGATATCATAAGGCGCAAGGGGTATCTGCCGAAAGGGGAGGCAATAAAGGCAATGGCGGATTGCGATCTCCTTTATCTGGCGGTGGAGAAGTTCGGCGGCTACAATATCCTCCCCGGAAGAATCTTCGACTATCTTATATCCGGCAAACCGATACTGGGGGTGGTGGCAAAGGACTCCGATGCCGCGGCTCTTCTGCATGAATATCCTCTTGGAACCGTGATCCCGCCGGAGAAATCGGAATTAATCGCGCGGCATCTTGAAGAAATGGCCGGAAGGCCTAAAATCATTGATCGGTCGCCCAAATTGGATGAGCACATCAAATTAAAGTACTCTTCGATCACTACCGCCAAAAAATACGCCGCTCTTCTTGACAGGGTTTTGAAATGA
- a CDS encoding glycosyltransferase, whose translation MRVLLLADGRSVHTERFRQGLLAQGIRVVLASLESGTTVDIQLKRKTAINSLNYFLSSGEIAAIVKRTAPDLINPHFASGYGFAAARSKKSHGKPLLLHCLGSDILISPEKSFLHRKRVAFALSRADHLVVDSHFLADQVRKLHPAENISIIPWGVENDIIKLFEKRVNRHNPRQRPLRVLVPRPHNYVYNNSFIIRALAPFIIRGEISLTFPDWGSEIDSFRALVKRECPKGNVHYYSFMPHEKYTEFLAQFDYYLSASVSDSSPASLLEAMGAGLFPIVSDIPGVKEWVGPGNAILFNPNNPDSLKQGFERLINDQIDLDPILEENHLKIKESAIFAENIRSTIQIMERLISHAS comes from the coding sequence ATGAGAGTTCTTCTTCTGGCCGATGGCCGCTCGGTGCACACAGAACGTTTCCGGCAGGGATTGCTTGCACAGGGGATTCGAGTCGTTTTGGCCTCGCTTGAATCGGGTACAACAGTGGATATTCAGCTTAAGAGAAAAACAGCGATCAATAGCCTCAATTATTTCCTGTCATCGGGAGAGATTGCCGCCATCGTGAAGCGGACCGCCCCTGACCTGATCAATCCTCATTTTGCTTCCGGGTATGGCTTTGCGGCCGCCCGGTCGAAGAAATCCCACGGAAAGCCGCTCCTGCTTCACTGCCTTGGTTCCGATATCCTTATTTCGCCAGAGAAATCATTTCTTCATCGGAAAAGAGTCGCTTTCGCTTTGTCGCGGGCGGATCACCTGGTTGTCGACTCACACTTCCTTGCTGACCAGGTGAGGAAGCTTCATCCGGCGGAAAATATATCTATCATCCCCTGGGGGGTCGAGAACGACATCATAAAATTATTTGAAAAAAGGGTGAACAGGCATAATCCGAGACAAAGGCCCCTGCGAGTTCTTGTCCCGCGCCCGCACAATTATGTCTACAATAATTCATTTATCATAAGGGCATTGGCTCCATTTATTATTAGGGGCGAAATATCTCTTACTTTCCCCGATTGGGGAAGCGAAATTGATTCTTTCCGCGCACTGGTTAAGAGAGAATGTCCCAAAGGAAATGTACATTATTATAGCTTTATGCCTCATGAGAAGTATACCGAATTCCTGGCACAATTTGATTATTACCTTTCGGCCTCGGTTTCGGATTCCTCACCGGCGTCGCTTCTGGAGGCAATGGGAGCCGGGTTATTTCCCATTGTTTCGGATATTCCGGGAGTAAAGGAATGGGTCGGTCCGGGGAATGCCATTTTGTTTAATCCTAACAACCCCGATTCTCTGAAGCAGGGATTTGAACGACTTATTAATGATCAGATAGACCTTGATCCTATTCTTGAAGAGAATCATCTAAAAATCAAAGAATCGGCGATTTTTGCGGAGAATATCAGGAGCACGATACAGATTATGGAAAGGCTGATCAGTCATGCCTCCTGA
- a CDS encoding GNAT family N-acetyltransferase translates to MAFQIYSAKDIPLEAWSSLTGNSFFASPAFASLWEVFGGREVFLADEEQGILKAGMAGIVFGRKYLRRFQSMPEGLYGGIYWNDAVSEMEKRQFIASFENYLKKEKFIRADIYNPPSPFHAAAFEERPESTHILHLGTNSYKFPNRRMERYIRHAGREGDFRIVTLDDESYLEDFYHLVLATSRRHNSKPRYSRRFFKRLLTIAKRDSRVIWPMVLSGETITASHIYFRERSQIFDWQSYSDRDDPLRPNYLLYDYIVNLAVSLNIKEINLGGSPPGVDSLVEFKERWGGRKSTYPYYTYLSGLGKLIYRGKRV, encoded by the coding sequence ATGGCGTTTCAAATCTATTCGGCCAAAGATATTCCTTTAGAAGCCTGGTCTTCGCTGACCGGCAATTCTTTCTTTGCCTCACCGGCTTTTGCATCTCTCTGGGAAGTATTTGGAGGCAGAGAGGTTTTCCTGGCTGATGAGGAACAGGGCATTCTGAAAGCGGGGATGGCGGGCATTGTCTTTGGGCGGAAATATCTCCGCCGTTTCCAATCGATGCCCGAGGGATTATATGGCGGGATATATTGGAATGATGCCGTTTCTGAAATGGAGAAAAGGCAGTTCATAGCGTCATTTGAAAATTATCTCAAAAAAGAGAAATTCATAAGGGCCGATATTTATAATCCACCATCCCCTTTTCATGCGGCCGCCTTTGAGGAGCGACCGGAATCAACCCACATCCTCCATCTGGGAACTAATTCATATAAATTCCCCAACCGCAGAATGGAAAGATACATCCGTCATGCCGGAAGGGAGGGGGATTTCCGCATCGTTACTCTTGATGATGAAAGTTATCTGGAGGATTTCTATCACTTGGTGCTGGCCACAAGCCGGCGGCATAACAGCAAACCGCGCTATTCTCGCAGATTCTTTAAACGTCTGCTGACAATAGCAAAGAGGGATTCCCGAGTCATATGGCCGATGGTGCTCTCGGGTGAGACAATCACCGCTTCACATATTTATTTCAGGGAAAGGTCGCAGATTTTCGATTGGCAGAGCTATTCCGATCGCGATGACCCCCTCCGCCCAAATTATCTTCTGTATGATTATATTGTCAATCTGGCTGTCAGTCTCAATATAAAGGAAATAAATCTGGGCGGTTCACCACCCGGAGTGGATAGTCTGGTGGAATTCAAAGAACGCTGGGGCGGCAGGAAATCCACTTACCCTTACTACACATATTTGAGCGGTCTGGGTAAATTGATTTATCGGGGAAAACGGGTATGA
- the lnt gene encoding apolipoprotein N-acyltransferase, translated as MRSLLSSIKAFFWPRDAAVRLRRAELTFWAFILALAYLPLPLGFLVWIALVRPLAIISSLEGKTAFKAAYFFALLSNIFQLYWVAVVTPPGMVAAVFILALYPAFILYLFVKIYRWKKVLGLIALPFLWVGMEYFRSLSQYAFPWTDLSYSQGYYLTFIQIVSVVGSYGLSFALILMNLFIWQAMTKVNRLETRVSSGIAFLFITLSIYLYGWVVFPPYVEPGNFRVSLLQGNVDLNTKWSPGMREYNFVLYDSLAQEASRDSADLIVWPETAAPCYPRLEPKYRQILSSTVANSRAYNLIGAMDNQISNGKERSYNAAFQFAPDGTMGTSYNKVKLVPFSEHAPYEDYMPFLTRDFLAKYLTLIKNHDVEWWSDFYPGDSAILFQTDKGAYSVLICFESAFPEYVRECVRGGAEFMVNITNDTWFGRSSGPFQHMRIAVFRAVENRIWLARCANSGISALIDPFGRETARADLYVQKVVSGRLALSEEESVFTRIGPVFGSFSLLITTTILLIMICLWIWKKIRR; from the coding sequence GTGAGATCCCTGCTGTCAAGCATTAAAGCCTTCTTCTGGCCCAGAGATGCCGCAGTCAGACTGCGCCGGGCCGAATTGACCTTCTGGGCCTTTATTCTGGCCCTGGCCTATCTTCCGCTTCCGCTCGGTTTCCTGGTTTGGATAGCGCTGGTGCGGCCGCTGGCTATCATATCCTCGCTTGAGGGCAAGACAGCTTTCAAGGCGGCATATTTCTTTGCCCTTCTGTCCAATATCTTTCAGCTGTACTGGGTGGCGGTTGTCACGCCGCCGGGGATGGTGGCGGCAGTCTTTATTCTGGCTCTCTATCCGGCCTTCATTCTTTATCTTTTTGTCAAAATCTATCGATGGAAAAAAGTCCTGGGGTTGATCGCGCTTCCGTTCCTGTGGGTTGGAATGGAATATTTCCGCTCTCTCAGCCAGTATGCTTTCCCCTGGACCGATTTATCTTACAGTCAGGGTTATTATCTGACTTTCATTCAGATTGTCTCCGTCGTCGGTTCTTATGGACTCTCCTTTGCTCTGATACTGATGAATCTCTTTATCTGGCAGGCGATGACAAAAGTCAATCGCCTTGAGACCCGGGTCAGTTCCGGGATCGCTTTCCTGTTTATCACGTTATCGATATATCTATATGGCTGGGTGGTTTTTCCGCCTTATGTCGAGCCGGGGAATTTCCGTGTTTCCTTGCTCCAGGGAAATGTCGATCTCAACACGAAATGGTCTCCGGGTATGAGGGAGTATAATTTTGTGCTGTATGACTCGCTGGCTCAGGAGGCCTCGCGCGATTCGGCCGATTTGATCGTCTGGCCGGAGACGGCCGCACCCTGTTATCCCCGCCTGGAACCGAAATATCGCCAGATATTGAGTAGCACGGTTGCCAACAGCCGGGCCTATAATCTCATCGGCGCCATGGACAATCAGATCAGCAATGGAAAGGAAAGGTCTTATAATGCCGCCTTTCAATTTGCCCCGGATGGCACTATGGGGACATCTTATAACAAGGTTAAACTGGTGCCCTTTTCGGAGCATGCCCCTTATGAGGACTATATGCCTTTTCTCACCCGGGATTTCCTCGCCAAATATCTCACCTTGATAAAGAATCACGACGTGGAATGGTGGTCTGACTTCTATCCCGGCGACTCGGCCATACTGTTTCAGACCGATAAAGGCGCCTATTCGGTGCTTATCTGTTTTGAATCGGCCTTTCCGGAATATGTCCGCGAATGCGTGCGCGGGGGGGCGGAGTTCATGGTCAATATTACCAATGATACCTGGTTTGGACGTTCCTCCGGTCCTTTCCAGCATATGCGGATTGCCGTCTTCAGGGCCGTGGAAAATCGGATCTGGCTGGCCCGTTGTGCAAATAGTGGTATTTCTGCTTTGATCGACCCGTTTGGGCGCGAAACAGCCCGGGCCGATCTCTATGTGCAGAAAGTGGTAAGCGGGCGGCTGGCCCTGAGCGAAGAGGAATCCGTTTTCACCAGGATCGGGCCGGTCTTCGGATCGTTCTCGCTGTTGATTACCACCACCATATTACTTATAATGATCTGTCTATGGATATGGAAAAAAATACGAAGATAG